The genomic segment TCTATCACCAACCTGTTACATTATCAACAAAgtgtgaagaaaagaaaatcaggcCATAGCTGCTGATATTTCAGAGAGTTTGAACACAAAATCGAATTGTATGAATTAATATACAACCTCTAATGAGTCCGAAATTTGAGATTGTTTTGCTGCAttcatttctcttctttggaGTGATGCCAAGTCACATGTGGATGCCCTCTGGAAGAACAAAGATCAATAGTAACtaaagcaataaaaaaattagaaaaactaTAATATTTAACAAAATAGTTATCCCAAACCATTCTTGCTTCAAATTGAGCAATCAACTCCTCCTTAAAATCTGCCAATTTCGAATTCATTTCTTCTCGTAGTTCACCACGTATGATTTCCACTTTCTCATTCACTGCATCGTCAAATGCTTTCTTTTGTCCATCATTCATGTTATCTGACATCCTATACACGTCTTTTGGAGTCGCACCTACCCCATAAGTTCGAAGACGACCTGGTTTTTCAGGTCCAAGAATATTTTCATAGAGTATatctttcacaaaattatcATCCCTGGATGTCTCTGGCAGTTTTTGTATTTCCTCATTCATAGTTGCCTAAATTGAAAAACAGACAGAAGAAAGAATTATTTATGAAGTAAAACCAATAAAAAGTGACTAAAAGCTATTCTTACAATTGTTTGTGAAGTCaactcatccatttgttttccttgtctTGAATGAATAAAAACGTCTAGTTTCGAAGGCTCTTTTCCAGTTTTAATCCGAAGCTGCCACATATTCAATGTACAAACTAAAGTGTTAATATTTCTAAATAAGACTATGTTCCAGAAAAAATTGCTAGAAACATAAGCATTAGAATTTAATATACCTCTTCCCTGAGGTTCACATGATCTTTTCGCCCTGTTCGATGTggcatcttttgtttttttcgaTTCTTGCTATTAATCTTTCTTTGCTTCTAATTAtgtacaaaacagaaaaaggtAGTTAACAACACATCAAAATCATAATAGCACTAGAATTTAATTCAAAAGCAAAAGAGATGTGACAATAAATACATGCCTTGACATCTTCTGAGCTCCAATAATCAACCAAAATAGGCCATTGATCCTCCTCAACTCTTGCAGGACAGTGTGCTAATAGCCATGACCTGTGCCTCCTATAAGGAGTGAAATACATGCTCTTGACTTTTGATTTCCAATTTCTCCACAATTTGCTGACCCTTATCATTTGTACTTTCTTGCATGTATCATCAATATTTGTATTTCTCAatcaaaaattacaaaacaaaattttaaacatTCACAAGCTACAAGATTgtatgaaataaaaagaaaaaaaatgttgctAACTTTGATAGTGAGTCAAAATACCTTAATATCTTCCCAAAATCTCTCCTTAGATCCTTCAGGCATGGCCCTCCAATCTGTGTACGTGAGTGGTAATTTATTACCATCCTTTACTAAGATTCCTACTTGACTTATATACTGTGTAGCATTAGGACCAATTACTTGGCCCCGTGCATTCCAAACTAACTCCAATTTCTTTCCACCACCCCAACCAGCACTTCGTCTGGCTAGTCCTCTACCACTATTGTCTCCTGTGTACaaaaaacacatacacatacaaaagaagaaattgtgattcatataattttttttatgaatattATACAAAGCTTATAATAAGGAATGCTAGACTCAAAACTATTTGTggtaatcttttcttttccaaccgACCTTCTTCACtagaatcatcatcatcaaaagTACCATCAAAGACATCCTCTATGTCTTCTGAATCATATGAAGAACCTGATCCAACTTCAGAATCATTGTTATCAAAGGAATCTGGTTGCTCACGATGGTCTACTAGTGGTTGAGAATGAAAGCCTTGACGGATATGTGAATTAGGATGGGAATTTAGTTGAGAATCAGCCTTGGAGTTCAACTGATGTGAATTGGCTTTAGAGTTGAACTGAGAAGCAGCAATAAAGCTAGAAGCtgagtttgaatttgaattggAGTCATGTGATTTCGCTTGACAATTAGGTCGAGAAACAGAGTTTGAGCTAGATGTAGGGTCTATGCGTATTCCAGGCATTGCCCCAATGAACTTATGTGCTGGAGGCTTTGAATAATGACTGGGGCAAGTCTGATAAGATTGAGAGCTTGACTGTAGTGCAGGGTTCAAACTATTAGTGGACTCAATATGCGCTCCGGACATTGGCCCAACAACTTTGCGGGGCCCCTTCTTACTTGGTGCCATGGAAAACCTATAAAAGCAGCTTCTGATTTTTGAAGGCAAAGTTAAGTAAGATGATTAATTTTGAAGGCAAAGAGAGTGTTGTATCATCTTACTTTTGGAGTTTAAGTTTCTAAAATCTGCAAACACAAAGAACATATACATATTAAGGAACTATAACCCAATGAAACCAACATTACCAACTTGCTAATATGAATATAAGGAATCATAAATTGAACATAAGGTAAATCCAGCATTACCAACCTGCTAAAAAAAGAAGTAGAATGCAGGTTATCAAGGAGACTAATATGAACATAAGGAATTATAAATTGACATCCAAGGCAGTGAAAATGATCCCACAATTAATATTTTTCATACTAATCAGTAACTTCATCTAATATTGGCATATCTAAACTTCATATAACAAATTGTTAGGATTATATTCCAAAATTAGAGTCAATCATCAGCCTTGTCTCCTTGTTGGGCTTTAtcaaaaaaatcatcatcatcacttgtATCATCAATCAAATTGTCAATCCCAAGATTATCCTCATCAGAGAAGAATCCATCATCAACTTCAGCAACGTGTGCCTTG from the Coffea arabica cultivar ET-39 chromosome 11e, Coffea Arabica ET-39 HiFi, whole genome shotgun sequence genome contains:
- the LOC140021076 gene encoding uncharacterized protein gives rise to the protein MPHRTGRKDHVNLREELRIKTGKEPSKLDVFIHSRQGKQMDELTSQTIATMNEEIQKLPETSRDDNFVKDILYENILGPEKPGRLRTYGVGATPKDVYRMSDNMNDGQKKAFDDAVNEKVEIIRGELREEMNSKLADFKEELIAQFEARMRASTCDLASLQRREMNAAKQSQISDSLEVGDRMNREVGTNDAEMYKEVGTNDAEINKCEMNKKVSSIADILENHHTKKKRSRTTCKRLA